In Notolabrus celidotus isolate fNotCel1 chromosome 22, fNotCel1.pri, whole genome shotgun sequence, one genomic interval encodes:
- the arg2 gene encoding arginase-2, mitochondrial: protein MSLRGPLFRLLRTQLSHTCQQSRAQSVAVLGAPFSGGQKRGGVEHGPKAIRDAGLVDRLSGLDYSVHDFGDLTFNYPEKDEPYMNVQLPRTVGAANKKLSGAVSRVVGAGHTLVMLGGDHSMAIGSVGGHAQQCPDLCLIWVDAHADVNTPMCSPSGNLHGQPVAFMLKELQDKMPNLPGFSWSKPFLSSRDLVYIGLRDVDPGEHQILKNLGIQYFTMRDIDRLGIQRVMEVTLDQLLSRKQRPIHLSYDIDAFDPSLAPATGTPVNGGLTYREGIYITEEIHNTGLLSVIDLVEVNPTLGANPEAVESTASLAVDVIASSLGQTREGAHVSIDEIPAVKDETEKLRL from the exons atgtcTTTGAGAGGACCTCTATTCCGTCTTCTCAGAACTCAACTGAGCCACACGTGCCAGCAGAGCAGGGCTCAGTCTGTCGCTGTTTTGGGCGCTCCGTTTTCAGGAGGACAG AAACGAGGAGGAGTGGAGCACGGTCCCAAAGCCATCAGAGATGCGGGTCTCGTGGACAGGCTCTCCGGTTTag ACTACTCCGTCCATGATTTCGGAGACCTCACCTTCAACTACCCGGAGAAGGACGAGCCCTACATGAACGTACAGCTCCCTCGCACTGTGGGTGCAGCCAACAAGAAGCTGTCTGGTGCAGTGAGCAGAGTGGTTGGTGCGGGACACACCCTTGTTATGCTCGGTGGTGATCACAG CATGGCTATCGGATCAGTGGGAGGCCACGCCCAGCAGTGTCCTGACCTGTGTCTCATCTGGGTCGATGCTCACGCAGATGTTAACACGCCCATGTGTTCTCCATCAGGGAACCTCCACGGACAGCCCGTGGCGTTCATGCTGAAGGAGCTGCAAGACAAG ATGCCAAACCTCCCAGGGTTCTCCTGGTCAAAGCCCTTCCTCTCCTCGAGGGACCTGGTCTACATCGGTCTGCGAGATGTTGACCCCGGAGAGCA CCAAATCCTGAAGAATCTGGGAATCCAGTATTTCACCATGAGAGACATCGACAGACTAGGCATCCAAAGAGTCATGGAGGTCACACTCGACCAGCTTCTGTCGAG AAAGCAGAGACCGATCCACCTGAGCTACGACATCGATGCGTTCGACCCGTCTCTGGCTCCCGCTACAGGAACTCCAGTGAACGGAGGTCTGACCTACAGAGAGGGGATCTACATCACAGAGGAGATCcacaacacag GTTTGCTGTCAGTCATCGACCTGGTGGAGGTGAACCCAACGCTTGGGGCAAACCCTGAAGCTGTGGAATCCACCGCCTCTCTAGCGGTGGACGTCATCGCGTCGTCTCTGGGACAGACGAGAGAAGGAGCTCACGTGTCCATCGATGAGATCCCCGCTGTGAAGGACGAGACAGAGAAGCTCCGCCTCTGA
- the vti1b gene encoding vesicle transport through interaction with t-SNAREs homolog 1B, translating into MSSEEFEKLHEIYRSLYDELKLMPDTALRCHGEERKRLVRSFDERQGEAEEVLQGMEEELRAAPSTHRNAMSTKLRMYRRDLGKLQRDMKSAPGSGSSSMPVGGSHQGVYSSQNQQSTHQQSQRALLLQGTEALNNASQSIERSQRIANETEQIGTDIIEELGEQREQLDRTRNRLVNTGENLSRTRKILRSMARRLVTNKLLLSVIILMELAILGAVVYLKFFR; encoded by the exons ATGTCGTCGGAGGAATTCGAGAAGCTGCACGAGATCTACAGATCTCTGTACGATGAGCTGAAGCTAATGCCGGACACAGCTCTGAGGTGTCATGGAG aggagaggaagaggctgGTGAGGAGCTTCGATGAGAGGCAGGGGGAGGCTGAGGAAGTG TTACAAGGAATGGAAGAGGAGCTGCGAGCGGCCCCGTCCACCCACAGAAACGCCATGAGCACAAAGCTGCGTATGTACCGCAGGGATCTTggcaagctgcagagagacatgaAATCTGCTCCAGGCTCCGGGTCTTCTTCTATGCCAGTGGGAGGAAGCCATCAGGGCGTCTATTCATCACAGAACCAACAAAGT acacacCAGCAGTCCCAGAGAGCCTTGCTGCTGCAGGGCACAGAGGCTCTGAACAACGCCAGCCAGAGCATCGAACGAAGTCAACGCATCGCCAATGAGACGGAGCAGATCGGCACGGACATCATCGAGGAGctgggagagcagagagagcagctggaccgaaccagaaacagA TTGGTGAACACCGGAGAAAACCTGAGTCGAACTAGAAAGATCCTTCGTTCCATGGCCCGGCG GCTGGTGACGAACAAGCTGCTGTTATCCGTCATCATTCTCATGGAGCTGGCGATCCTAGGAGCGGTGGTTTACCTGAAGTTCTTCCGATGA
- the rdh12 gene encoding retinol dehydrogenase 12 translates to MLLLVIVASLAVVTLLVLLFPTHIRSYAAGGVCMSSALLEGKTVLITGANTGIGKETALDLAMRGARVIIACRNTEKGEEAAASIRAACPRADVEVRELDLADTCSIRAFAQKFLKEVNQLHVLINNAGVMMCPYTKTVDGFEMHIGVNHLGHFLLTSLLIGLLKRCAPARIVVVSSLAHNFGWIRFHDLHSQGSYNSGLAYCQSKLANVLFARELARRLKDTNVTVNSVHPGTVNSDLTRHSTLMTIFFTVFSMFLKTPREGAQTSVYCAVAEELHSVSGKHFSDCAPAFVAPQGRSEETSRKLWDASCELLGIEWD, encoded by the exons ATGCTGCTTCTAGTCATTGTCGCGAGCCTCGCTGTGGTGACGTTACTGGTGCTTTTATTCCCAACACACATCAG AAGTTATGCAGCAGGAGGAGTGTGCATGTCCTCAGCTCTCCTGGAGGGAAAGACAGTCCTCATCACTGGAGCCAACACAGGGATCGGGAAGGAGACCGCTCTGGATCTGGCAATGCGAG GCGCCCGGGTCATCATCGCGTGTCGAAACAcggagaaaggagaggaagctgCAGCCAGTATACGAGCGGCGTGTCCCCGGGCAGACGTGGAGGTTCGGGAGCTGGACCTGGCGGACACGTGCTCGATACGAGCGTTCGCACAGAAGTTCCTGAAAG AGGTCAACCAGCTTCACGTCCTCATTAATAACGCCGGGGTGATGATGTGCCCCTACACCAAAACTGTAGACGGCTTTGAGATGCACATCGGAGTCAATCACTTAG GTCACTTCCTGTTGACGTCCCTCCTGATCGGGCTCCTGAAGCGCTGTGCGCCGGCCCGCATCGTCGTAGTCTCCTCTCTGGCGCACAACTTCGGCTGGATCCGATTCCATGACCTCCACAGCCAGGGGAGCTACAACAGCGGATTAGCGTACTGCCAGAGCAAACTAGCTAACGTGCTCTTTGCCAGAGAGTTGGCGCGCAGACTCAAAG ATACTAACGTGACGGTGAACTCGGTCCACCCGGGGACAGTAAACTCAGACCTCACCAGACACTCGACCCTCATGACGATATTCTTCACCGTCTTCTCCATGTTCCTGAAAACGCCTCGAGAAGGAGCGCAGACCAGCGTGTACTGCGCCGTGGCCGAGGAGCTGCACTCCGTCTCTGGGAAACACTTCAG CGACTGCGCCCCCGCCTTCGTGGCCCCACAGGGACGGAGCGAGGAGACATCAAGGAAACTGTGGGACGCGAGCTGCGAGCTGCTGGGTATCGAGTGGGACTGA